A region from the Sandaracinus amylolyticus genome encodes:
- a CDS encoding TatD family hydrolase, producing the protein MGLFDVHAHLTHPELAPRVDDVIANARAAGVTTIVSNGLNPTDNEAVRALAARFPGGGGAPIVKPAFGFYPVDTVLREMEAMGVDYPRDVPPVSAEEGVAWVRDHAREAFAIGEIGLDGYWVPEALWDAQEKVFRALVAIALEHDKPIIIHTRKRERRALEILDEMGAKRVDWHCFGGRVKLAREIADRGHWLSIPANARRNEAFTRMLETLPRDKVLLETDCPYLAPEPGQRSEPAHVAGTAAFAAELWKCSEDEVRARMSDNFAALFGAAP; encoded by the coding sequence ATGGGCCTGTTCGACGTCCACGCACACCTCACGCACCCCGAGCTCGCACCGCGCGTCGACGACGTGATCGCGAACGCGCGCGCCGCGGGCGTCACGACGATCGTCTCGAACGGGCTCAACCCGACCGACAACGAGGCGGTGCGCGCCCTCGCCGCGCGCTTCCCCGGGGGCGGAGGAGCGCCGATCGTGAAGCCCGCGTTCGGGTTCTATCCGGTCGACACCGTGCTCCGCGAGATGGAGGCGATGGGCGTCGACTATCCGCGCGACGTGCCGCCGGTGAGCGCGGAGGAAGGCGTCGCGTGGGTGCGCGATCACGCGCGCGAGGCGTTCGCGATCGGCGAGATCGGGCTCGACGGATACTGGGTGCCCGAGGCGCTGTGGGACGCGCAGGAGAAGGTCTTCCGGGCGCTCGTCGCGATCGCGCTCGAGCACGACAAGCCGATCATCATCCACACCCGCAAGCGCGAGCGGCGCGCGCTCGAGATCCTCGACGAGATGGGCGCGAAGCGCGTCGACTGGCACTGCTTCGGCGGGCGCGTGAAGCTCGCGCGCGAGATCGCGGATCGCGGCCACTGGCTCTCGATCCCCGCGAACGCGCGACGCAACGAGGCGTTCACGCGCATGCTCGAGACGCTGCCGCGCGACAAGGTGCTGCTCGAGACCGACTGTCCCTACCTCGCGCCCGAGCCGGGACAGCGCAGCGAGCCTGCGCACGTCGCGGGCACCGCGGCGTTCGCGGCCGAGCTCTGGAAGTGCAGCGAGGACGAGGTGCGCGCGCGGATGAGCGACAATTTCGCGGCGCTCTTCGGCGCAGCACCGTGA
- a CDS encoding AI-2E family transporter, whose product MRDGAPVKTVLVLAALVVVIAGLRVAGGFFLPFISALFLAVISVPVVRFLERRAHLPEALAILLTVLLDIGLVVGFGALLWTSFLGFVEALPAYQLALDDLAHSTVDLARSWHLPVDYALLEELRSAGAVMGVVGDLVHELTQIVSNALMVLLLLGFLLFETRGAREKLHLLLGRANPHIEKTAIAAYEVQRYLVVKTVLSVLTGVLTGCWMAVCGLDFPLLWGLLAFLLNYIPSLGPAISLVPPVLVALLTLGPGGAAAVAAGHLSIGFVIGNVLEPRLMGKTLGLSTLVVFASMFFFFWLWGPVGALFAAPLTMLLRSALEVNEDTRWIAVLLGSHEYVESKRREWGWKTLDERASGLPPPPPPAREGDVPPPAAPPVDEMLDTLQQVREPGVGKDAAE is encoded by the coding sequence ATGCGAGATGGCGCGCCGGTGAAGACCGTGCTGGTCCTCGCGGCGCTCGTGGTGGTCATCGCGGGGCTGCGGGTGGCCGGTGGGTTCTTCCTGCCGTTCATCAGCGCGCTGTTCCTCGCGGTGATCTCGGTGCCGGTGGTGCGCTTCCTCGAGCGCCGCGCGCACCTGCCCGAGGCGCTCGCGATCCTGCTCACGGTGCTGCTCGACATCGGGCTCGTCGTCGGCTTCGGCGCGCTGCTCTGGACGTCGTTCCTCGGCTTCGTGGAGGCGCTGCCCGCATACCAGCTCGCGCTCGACGACCTCGCGCACTCCACGGTCGATCTCGCGCGCTCGTGGCACCTGCCCGTCGACTACGCGCTGCTCGAGGAGCTGCGCTCGGCCGGCGCGGTGATGGGCGTGGTCGGCGACCTCGTGCACGAGCTCACGCAGATCGTGAGCAACGCGCTCATGGTGCTGCTCCTGCTCGGGTTCCTCCTCTTCGAGACCCGCGGGGCGCGCGAGAAGCTGCACCTCTTGCTCGGGCGCGCGAACCCGCACATCGAGAAGACCGCGATCGCCGCGTACGAGGTGCAGCGCTACCTCGTGGTGAAGACGGTGCTCTCGGTGCTCACCGGCGTGCTCACCGGGTGCTGGATGGCCGTCTGCGGGCTCGACTTCCCGCTGCTCTGGGGCCTGCTCGCGTTCCTCTTGAACTACATCCCGTCGCTGGGCCCCGCGATCTCGCTGGTGCCGCCGGTGCTCGTCGCGCTGCTGACGCTCGGGCCCGGCGGCGCGGCGGCGGTGGCGGCGGGGCACCTGTCGATCGGCTTCGTCATCGGCAACGTGCTCGAGCCGCGCTTGATGGGGAAGACGCTCGGGCTCTCGACGCTCGTCGTCTTCGCGTCGATGTTCTTCTTCTTCTGGCTGTGGGGCCCGGTCGGCGCGCTCTTCGCGGCGCCGCTCACGATGCTCCTGCGCAGCGCGCTCGAGGTGAACGAGGACACGCGATGGATCGCGGTCCTGCTCGGCTCGCACGAGTACGTGGAGAGCAAGCGGCGCGAGTGGGGCTGGAAGACGCTCGACGAGCGCGCGAGCGGGCTCCCGCCGCCGCCTCCGCCGGCACGGGAAGGCGACGTCCCGCCGCCCGCGGCGCCGCCCGTGGACGAGATGCTCGACACGCTGCAGCAGGTCCGCGAGCCCGGCGTCGGCAAGGACGCCGCGGAGTGA
- a CDS encoding DMT family transporter, which yields MQLGVFVALMIVAGAMIAFQSPINAALARSVGVYNATFVSFATGVVIAGIVAVLTGGGGSLRQLSSVPWWQWIGGALGVAYVTTIIVAVPRIGVTTMMVAALAGQLTTAMVIDHFGWFGIEARAMDWRRAIALPLLAAALYFIHKR from the coding sequence ATGCAGCTCGGTGTCTTCGTCGCATTGATGATCGTCGCGGGCGCGATGATCGCGTTCCAGTCTCCGATCAACGCAGCGCTCGCGCGCTCCGTCGGCGTGTACAACGCGACCTTCGTGTCGTTCGCGACCGGCGTCGTCATCGCGGGCATCGTCGCGGTGCTGACGGGGGGCGGTGGCTCGCTGAGGCAGCTGTCGTCCGTACCGTGGTGGCAGTGGATCGGCGGTGCGCTCGGCGTGGCATACGTCACCACGATCATCGTCGCCGTACCGCGCATCGGCGTGACGACGATGATGGTCGCCGCGCTCGCCGGTCAGCTCACGACCGCGATGGTGATCGATCACTTCGGGTGGTTCGGGATCGAAGCGCGCGCGATGGACTGGCGCCGCGCGATCGCGCTGCCGCTCCTCGCGGCGGCGCTCTATTTCATCCACAAGAGGTGA